The following is a genomic window from Acidobacteriota bacterium.
GCTCGTCATCGGGCTGCTGCTGGTGCGATCGCCCGGCAGCGGTGCGCCGCGCCTCGTGCGTCATCAGGTGGCGATCGCCGCGACGATGGCCGTGCTCGTCGTGTACGTCACCCTGTGGCGCACGGTGCCGTACGGCGTGCTCACGGGCCTGGCCTTGCTGGCGTTCATGCGGCTCACGGGGCTCGGCTGGCGCGGCGCGATCGTCGCGGCGGCGATCATGGCCACCGCGCTCCAACTCCTCTTCGAGCGCGGGCTCGGCGTGAGGTTCCAGTAGATGCCGGGCGATCCGATGCTCCTGCTGGCGCCGCTGCTGTCGGTCGACGCCTGGTTCTACGTGCTCATCGGCGTTGGACTCGGCGTGTTGTTCGGCAGCCTTCCCGGCTTCACGGCCACGATGGGACTGGCGGTGCTGACGCCGTTCACGTTCTGGGTCGCGCCCGATCAGGCCATGGCGATGCTGCTGGGGCTGCTCGTGTCGGCGATCTTCAGCGGCGGCGTGCCCGCGATTCTCCTCAACACGCCGGGCACGCCCGCGTCGATCGCGATGACCTGGGATGGCCATCCGCTCGCGCGACAGGGGCGCGCGGGTCTTGCGCTCGGTCTCAACGCCATCGGCGCGTTCCTCGGCATCTTCCTCAGCCTCGTCGTCCTGCTGATCGCGGCGCTGCCGTTGTCGCGCCTCGCGCTGCGGTTCGGGCCCGCGGAGTACTTCGCCGTCGCAGTCTTCGGTCTCAGCACGATCGTCGGCGTATCCGGCGGGTCGATGCTGAAGGGCCTGGCGACGGGCATCATCGGCCTGCTGCTCGCCGTGATCGGCCTCGACGCGATCACCGGGTATCCGCGCTTCACCTT
Proteins encoded in this region:
- a CDS encoding tripartite tricarboxylate transporter TctB family protein, encoding MAGPRLVAAVLAVFALAILAATIGYPGGSQGVPGPAVVPRLLGVSLLVIGLLLVRSPGSGAPRLVRHQVAIAATMAVLVVYVTLWRTVPYGVLTGLALLAFMRLTGLGWRGAIVAAAIMATALQLLFERGLGVRFQ